The genomic region ttgacttttctatccctttaagtaaaagctatgTAGTAAATGTTTTctctggtatcctttcttgaaaagcatacctagataggctcagcagcgacaatgcactacagggagctaactGGTGAATAGTGATAGCACATAAACGTTTTGTCAcgggctcaccaaatgtgttaatttaggtcccagtagtgcattgctgctctggagcggatatcaactttgtgtttaaagcgacaTGAAATTCTAAATTTTTCTTACAGGATTccaatagatcatacaattttgaacaactttccaatttaatagtgtaatctaacttgcttcattctcttggtatcctttgttgaaggagcagttatttaccactgggagatagctgaaagtcaatgacaagagccgtatatgttcaaccaccaatcagcagcttctgtgcctacctaagtatacttctcatcaaaggatacaaagagaacaaaacaaatgagataatataaataaattgaaaagttgtttaaaatcacatgctcaatttgaatcatgaaagaaaaataaattgggttccatatttctttaatcccttttacgtgtatagagcattttattattgcgctaGTGTTTAACTAatacattaaaacattttctttttgcacttttatgtagttttaaatatatgaaagctGTAGGTTGAAAGAAGCAATTTAAACTTGCAAAATGCCTAAATGTATGGTGAGAATGTGATATATATTTGTAAGGTGTCACTTGATAATAATTATGTATATGTCTTTCATAGGTGTTTCCAAGATACACATCTGATACACTGACAAAAATGCCTGAGCAAAGTAATGATTACAGAGTCGTCGTATTTGGAGCCGGAGGAGTTGGTAAAAGTTCCTTGGTATTGAGGTTTGTTAAAGGAACTTTTAGAGAAAGTTACATTCCCACTATTGAAGATACCTACAGACAAGTGATCAGCTGTGACAAAAGTATATGTACTTTGCAAATAACCGACACAACAGGAAGTCATCAATTTCCAGCCATGCAGCGTCTGTCTATATCTAAAGGACATGCCTTTATTTTGGTTTATTCTGTCACCAGCAGGCAATCCTTGGAAGAACTGAAGCCGATCTATGAACAGATTTGTCAGATTAAAGGAGATGTAGAAAGTATTCCCATAATGCTTGTTGGGAATAAAAGTGATGAAAACCAAAACAGAGAACTGGAGAGCAGTGAAGGAGAAGCAATGGCCAAAAAATGGAAATGTGCCTTTATGGAGACATCTGCCAAGATGAACCATAATGTTAAAGAGCTGTTTCAAGAGCTGCTTAACCTCGAAAAACGCAGGACTGTGAGTTTACAGATCGATGGCAAAAAGAGCAAGCAGCAGAAGAGGAAAGAGAAGCTTAAAGGGAAATGTGTGGTCATGTAAAGGTTCAGCAGTGTAGAGGAATAATGGAGAACCGTAGCACTTGGTATAAAGAAAGAATAACCTAAACATAAAAATATGGCACGTATAACACTTTGCTTGCACTCATTTTAAACTaagtattacattttaaattaaaatgtaaatataaaagatttatttaggGAATTTACCAAAAAGTGAATTGCCAACTTTTGGTTACTATCAGACCATTATGGAATAGTCACATTTTTAATAGCTTGTTCATTGGATGAAGTGatcaaagttttatatatatatatatatatatatatatatatatatatatatatatatatatatatatatataattttgttatcaTATCAATTCCCATTTCCATCCCATTTATGTTTTTCTTACATATGCTTTCAGGTGGAAAATTATGAAAGACGTATCCTAtcatgcattttcccaaaaaagtaTTAAAGCATTATAAACAATATTAATAGAACATAGTAAACTTGGAAGTGAATTCTGAGCTAAAAAAGTGTATGTTACAAACTCTTTTCCAATTTGCCACAGACTCTCAATTGAACAGGAGCAGGAACACGTATGTCCAGATTCTGTTGAGACATAGTATATGTTGTAGGTTTACATAACTATTTAACTGCTCAGACAGCTATTTAAATCTTTCTTATGAGACTGTCATTCTAACAATATAACTTTACTTACTAACATATTTCACCTTAGAAAGCTGTAAATTGCCATATCTGATTTTAAAAAAGTATGTTCAGTATGGTTCAAGACATATCTTCATTGGCACTTTTAAAAACTCAATTGAAAGTTTGATGCACATAATTTATGTACTAAAGaaataataaattaactacaagtttaTATCCAATATAATTGTACTGTATAAACCGTTGCAAAATTGACATAAAACACTGTAAATTCCTTTTAGTAATGaagtgctattaatacagtattTTCCATTTGTTTTTTATAACAGTACAAAAATATATTCATCTAGAATATAATgaaaatcaaacattcaaaaaaagaagtaaaaaaaagcaCATATTTTTTGTACATAATGTAAATTCTACAATTTgcaccttaataaaaatctttcacGGCTGAAAATAATAAGAAACATATTTTTAGCTATGTAAGTTATATTTAACTAACTTAAGATGCATGTGAAACTAGCTTTTAATATAGATCAATATGTAATCAGCAAAAATAAATTCTTATGGAATTCTAGAGGTTTTTTTAACCTAAGTATAAAGTAAATCCTTGCTTGCTGTAGAATGTAAAGTATAATttactacatttattatagtaatatttaaggcaatatatttttttcttttcagtagCTGCAATTTTAACAAGGCAATTTACATATATCCTTTTGAGATGATAAATACagtctatttattttatttcaaaaagaagagTTATGTGTCCTGTTTTGTTCATTTAATATAATTAAGTTGTAATCTGTAACAGTTCAAGCATAAATCAGTGTGAAATTATAAAGTAAGCAATGCTGAACTCTGATTTTGTCACAATATAGCAGTCGTTCTAGAGCTAAAATGTAATATCTAGGAGAATAGCAAACAGTTATTTTCTCAATTAGTCTCTGACCTGTTTGTATCATGATGTTTGCTTCCTAAGGGGTTATACAATTATAGTTAAATACTACAGAAATCATTATATGGATAACAATGTCTGAAGTGAGATAAATGCTTGTGGTTTCAAACTGATACGCTATTATAGCCAGTAAATGTGGCATTTCACACAATAAATACATGTTTAGTTAGTATTTGATATCGGCAACAGTTTTTCTCTGCAATTATCTATTGTCATTTCATTTGTTTCTAGTAGTTGATTGTTTTAGTATTTCAtataaaatcaaaccagcaaaatTATCTCCGGAGTGATTTTAAATGGACTTGGTAGCCAgcattttacattattttattttaaagaaaacatttcaaaatatattagattttttttaacttatgtTCCTGTCCTCAATCAGGCAAGAGGTTTTTTTGTCACATTTGCAGAGACATGTCTCTGTCCACCAGTTAAGCAAATGTAGTTGTCCCTTACAAGCTTGTTGGGAGTACAAAACCAATACTATTCTATTAGTTTTAACTTAAATACCTTTTACTCAAAAGTTTGtaaggcaaaaaaatatttttggcatGTGTAAATGCTGCATGATAGAATTTTATTTCAAGTACATtacccctttaaagggacggtttactcaaaaaaatgtctccacattaatttgttcccaatgattcactttacctgctggagtgtattaaatagtttacaagtattttcattaccgTTATATTGGCAAATGTaatagattatttagcctgtggtatccccacccatcctaaaagtttttggcctcgagaccaagctgtgttaacacagtcagtagaatacattacactcccagtgggttatagaagagataaggtaataaaaatgttaattttccattgttctctccaagtattggtgattggtttatggacagatataagataaagaagcaggtatatgtacacaatgtgataaagtaatgagatctgattgtacctgcaagctcaatccattttattcggttgtggctttaaaacacaaaattagctaaattatatacacaaatattccttaaaaaagcaaatttcatacattttatactctgcagctggtaaaaaaaagtaattggaaacacattaagggaaaaactattttgcagcatactgtccctttaatgaattttatGCTGAATGTTAAAACGGTGTGTTTAATCCCAAACTCTTTCACCCTTTGTTACACTAATTATATTTTGAAAGGTGGCACATGTATTATAAGGAAACATTAGTAAAATGGCTTTAAAATGTAGAATTGAATGCGTTGTGGTCATTTGTATGTCTTACAACTTTATTTGTTAAATTCAGTGGAGACAGTTTGGTAGATTTGTTCTAAAAATAACTGCTAATGAGAGAGGTTAATGTCCTATTGTTATCTTTGTAGCTTACTTAGGAGTTTCTCAATAATTCTAGACCACAAGTTAAGAATAGTGAagtacaaaaaagaagaaaaggaatcAGCAAAGGTTAAGAATTAAAATTGtcaatatttaaattaattgtccAACATACactattataaaatacaatatctaATCAGAATAAAACCCTTGCTACATAtactaaaacaaaaattttaattcaatttagaattcataattcagattttattttttattaattttatatgtagAGAAACCCATTTAATTAGCTACAATTTAAATGACTAACTTTTGCTATTTAATTTAGGGCTCATAGTATCTGTGAATAAGTTAAACAAGCCGTTGAATTctatgtttttttgcaggtgtgaaTGGAATGCAAAAGGCAGAGAGAAAAATATAAATTTTGACCTTGCCATTTTAAGGCTTAACAGTTAGGCTTGTAATTATATTTTCATTGATTTTTAAATGAAATGCATTTATTGAAAATGCAGATAATTCCATTGTTAGCTATTCCATTAGCCTTCAAGGTTATATTCTATTTTAATATGTGTGGCGTAGGCACCACGCATTTAAACTCACCACCTGATGTGAGGATATCTTAATAAAAGCTTTGTAAAATGCCTGTTAATTTCTATGGGTGTTAGTTCCAATGATTCACTGAGTTTACACCCATTTTTCATTGTGTTTTGTCTTGTCACCCATTAAATAAGGTTTGGTGGACATACTCAAGTTGATGCCTAGATCATTAGATTGACATCTAAAACATTGAGATTTTGTAACAAAATGTTCATTCTAATGATGATTTAAAGGAGCCAACACATTTTTTAGTTCTTGACTTTTCATATTAATTACCATCAAATTCATGGTTTATTATGAGGCACAATTACATCACAAGAATGGAGCACTCTAATTGTAATGAAAAATTTACAGATTCACTCACTAGCTGCTAAACATTTTGTAACTATGTCTAACTTACACGGCACATGAAAATGTACTGAATCAGGAACACCGCACAGAAACGGGGCCTTTTATTGCTCCTACTGATAGCACAATGGGGAACAATTCTATTGTTACTTTTGTATATGTGGTGCctagttatgttttttttccatcCATGTCAATGAAATAACTTTATTGCATCTTGATGATGCACAAGACAGTTCTGTAATTTAAGTCAAACCTTCAGAGAACTCTAGAATCTTATTTCTAAATTAATGACATTCAAAGCAATTTTTTAATTGAGTAAAAATGTTAAATTCAGTAAGAAAATGGCTCCTTAGTTAACTAACAAGTTTAACTGTTATATTTGTAAAGTTTGGATTATATTTGGTGCTACAGGAATACAAAAATCATAAGACAAAAACTGCTTGGCTCAATAAAGTTCTCCCCAGGACACAAGACCCTGGCTTATTTTATTGACCACCCAcataaaatgtaagccaatattaagttAAAATAAGCTAATATGGCAATTTTACAATATTTGTTGAACAAATTTACATTCAATTTATTTTGACGCAATTTTTTACGCAATTAATTGTGTTTTGGagagcttaagtaacatttattaaatgttataataCTGGAAATGTATTACACTCCCCCACCAAACgtattcataatgccacccaggtGGCAAAAGTTTCTGTGGACTGTTATATGTtgccttttttttaattaattaatttaggtGAGATTTCTTCATAATTTGTATCAACTTTCACAAATCTATAGGCAATAAATTGATTGTGTATATAAGATTTGTTTTTTGTCTTGAGACAGTGTTGGAATACTGTGATAGattaaaaatataaacagaaaaaaaataacattgattGTAATAAAACCCTGCAAAATTATTATTTAGAGTGTTCTTGAACACTGAACATGTTGTAAATAGTGAATAATACACCAGAATATACAGGTAACATTTTTAATCTcttcttataaaaaatataatagtttCCTTCATGTTTTATGTATATTAAAGCCATGAACTGAATTGTCTTGCATGAATCCAGGCAAGGCTAGTAAGCAATACTGTATACTGTATGGAACAGTAACTTTTAGCATAGTTTATACCCTTGTATTGTTACTTGTAATTTATGAGTACATTTTACATAGAGTATGCTGGTCAAAATTATTGTTATGCTATAATTTGTGCAAGATGCTTATTTtagtagtaaaataaataaaacttgtagaaaatataatatattatacagctttaataaatatgttatgttttttttttttttttaatgtatgcataTGTACACAGGTTCTTTAAAAAGTACAGAAACCATCGGGCATATGGAAC from Bombina bombina isolate aBomBom1 chromosome 2, aBomBom1.pri, whole genome shotgun sequence harbors:
- the DIRAS2 gene encoding GTP-binding protein Di-Ras2 — its product is MPEQSNDYRVVVFGAGGVGKSSLVLRFVKGTFRESYIPTIEDTYRQVISCDKSICTLQITDTTGSHQFPAMQRLSISKGHAFILVYSVTSRQSLEELKPIYEQICQIKGDVESIPIMLVGNKSDENQNRELESSEGEAMAKKWKCAFMETSAKMNHNVKELFQELLNLEKRRTVSLQIDGKKSKQQKRKEKLKGKCVVM